In one window of Rhipicephalus microplus isolate Deutch F79 unplaced genomic scaffold, USDA_Rmic scaffold_369, whole genome shotgun sequence DNA:
- the LOC142794063 gene encoding uncharacterized protein LOC142794063 isoform X1, which yields MCHGCRCAEVVFGCALNNNLRSIHTCTNKSSNAVIMYQLPKRKKRGPYKRYINHGSDFVLPRSTERGCQQREVPMDTSSSDDEAAGQASVSTDINGILRTDTLSSEDEQETSSDACSTAASRVTSAPVSPTTPELQATNDRPQHANPMVSHDTLLNDEELSMSDEDGSEQHDPGELPSEDDMQQMPNSPTGPSHGGKSQFGELFTDVITERVVLSRGDILLMVLKHAVKNNLSFTGLTSMLDLINRIFEHPILPDSRYQLSKLLSKTGTTMTYYCFCPKCFTHIENAETNASFQCIQCGHRTSVSSLSDMPFFVTLDVESQLQRLLKDCALLDLTKPLHHDGSLGDLCDGEMYHKFAASTQQCGPRITFTLNADGTPLFKSSGTSIWPIQLIVNEIPAEQRMSKLVLAALWFWKEKPNMELFQNTFVKEMSHLSENGFVLERKGQLQTYKAYCICCAVDSVARAPMQGVTQFNGYFGCNWCLQKGERAGGSTKYPVQPLNPTERTESQMVEDMMTAVREGVTVNGVKTASPLIGLPYFNIVSGFVPDYMHCILLGVARQFLDLWFESSGYAYSLSRKQNMVDERLLAIRPPRDVKRLPRATKERRWWKAKELENWILYYSIPVLHGILERRYLEHWACLVEALHIMLQRSIETAEVNRAEKLLLEFHVRSEMLFGKAFMTYNMHQLTHIVKSIHDWGPLWAHSAFPFESGNGSLKEAIKAANGIPHQLCRVLQIENTVMELQDLTASPSVVLYCNSFDAKVTHKSKSSSDGTRFFGSGSCIPPACSSPEQEILPPSVKYRRMMVNGSILTDCLYASKKKTNTSVVQLLDGSFAIIEKIISSGDNTCICVWKLRCRPVKYDLVTVNHVHKVLFKQSPTVIIQPLEIRSVSVLINVENVSYVCAPPSTLSL from the exons ATGTGCCATGGTTGCCGTTGTGCTGAAGTGGTGTTCGGTTGTGCGCTCAACAACAATCTGAGGAGCATCCACACGTGCACCAACAAATCGTCTAATGCGGTCATAATGTATCAACTTccaaagagaaagaagagaggcCCATATAAACGATATATCAACCATGGATCGGACTTTGTGCTACCGAGAAGTACTGAGAGGGGTTGCCAACAGCGT GAGGTGCCTATGGACACATCCTCGTCTGATGATGAAGCAGCAGGACAAGCTTCAGTCTCGACAGATATAAATGGCATACTTCGAACTGATACGTTGAGTAGTGAGGATGAACAG GAAACTTCAAGCGATGCTTGTAGCACAGCAGCCTCCAGGGTGACATCTGCTCCGGTCAGTCCCACTACTCCAGAACTGCAAGCAACCAATGATAGGCCACAGCATGCCAACCCGATGGTTTCCCATGACACATTGCTAAATGATGAAGAG CTGTCCATGTCTGATGAGGATGGTTCAGAGCAACATGATCCTGGAGAGCTGCCTTCAGAAGATGACATG CAGCAAATGCCTAACAGTCCCACGGGGCCGAGTCATGGTGGCAAGTCGCAGTTTGGAGAGTTATTTACTGATGTTATCACTGAAAGAGTGGTTTTGTCCAGAGGTGACATTCTCCTCATGGTGCTGAAGCACGCTGTGAAAAATAATTTGTCATTCACTGGGCTGACCAGCATGTTGGACCTTATTAACAGAATTTTCGAACATCCAATATTGCCTGATTCACGGTACCAGCTCTCCAAACTTTTGAGCAAAACTGGCACAACCATGACATATTATTGTTTTTGCCCCAAATGCTTCACACATATAGAAAATGCTGAAACAAATGCCTCTTTTCAGTGCATACAGTGTGGGCACAGAACGAGTGTTTCCAGTCTATCTGATATGCCTTTTTTTGTGACTCTTGATGTGGAATCACAGTTGCAAAGATTGTTGAAAGACTGTGCACTCCTTGACCTAACAAAGCCACTTCACCATGATGGCTCACTGGGTGATCTATGTGATGGTGAAATGTACCACAAATTCGCAGCTTCAACACAGCAGTGTGGGCCCAGAATCACCTTCACCCTAAATGCCGATGGCACACCGCTGTTCAAATCAAGTGGCACGTCCATTTGGCCTATTCAGTTAATTGTTAATGAGATCCCAGCTGAACAGAGAATGTCAAAACTCGTCCTTGCGGCATTGTGGTTTTGGAAGGAGAAACCAAATATGGAGCTTTTTCAGAACACATTTGTAAAGGAAATGAGCCACCTCAGTGAAAATGGCTTTGTGTTGGAGCGGAAGGGTCAACTGCAGACATACAAAGCTTATTGCATTTGTTGTGCAGTTGACTCTGTTGCCAGGGCACCTATGCAAGGTGTCACACAATTTAATGGTTATTTCGGATGTAACTGGTGTCTGCAGAAAGGTGAACGAGCTGGTGGTTCTACTAAGTACCCTGTTCAACCATTGAACCCCACTGAGCGCACTGAAAGCCAGATGGTCGAAGATATGATGACTGCAGTTAGGGAAGGTGTGACTGTTAATGGTGTTAAAACAGCATCTCCGTTGATCGGCCTGCCCTATTTTAATATCGTATCAGGCTTTGTCCCTGACTACATGCACTGTATTTTACTCGGTGTAGCACGGCAGTTTTTAGACTTGTGGTTTGAGTCATCAGGTTATGCCTACTCCCTCAGTCGCAAGCAAAACATGGTCGATGAGAGGCTTTTGGCTATCAGGCCACCGAGAGACGTGAAAAGATTGCCGCGAGCAACAAAAGAGCGGAGATGGTGGAAAGCTAAAGAGCTGGAGAATTGGATACTATATTACAGCATCCCAGTGCTCCATGGTATTCTGGAGAGAAGATACCTTGAGCATTGGGCATGCTTGGTGGAAGCTTTACATATTATGCTGCAGCGCAGTATCGAAACTGCTGAAGTTAACAGAGCAGAGAAACTCTTGTTAGAGTTTCATGTGCGCTCAGAAATGCTTTTTGGAAAAGCTTTCATGACATATAACATGCACCAGCTGACACATATTGTCAAGAGTATCCACGACTGGGGACCCCTGTGGGCACATTCCGCATTTCCATTTGAATCGGGAAATGGGAGCCTCAAAGAGGCCATCAAAGCTGCAAATGGAATTCCACACCAGCTGTGTAGAGTTCTGCAGATTGAAAACACTGTAATGGAGCTGCAGGATCTGACTGCCAGCCCTAGCGTGGTGCTGTATTGCAATTCTTTTGATGCCAAGGTCACTCACAAAAGCAAAAGCAGCAGTGATGGCACCCGTTTTTTTGGAAGTGGTTCTTGTATTCCACCAGCCTGTTCATCACCTGAGCAAGAAATTCTGCCACCCTCTGTAAAGTACAGAAGAATGATGGTAAACGGTTCAATCCTGACAGACTGCTTGTACGCGTCAAAGAAAAAGACTAATACTTCAGTTGTTCAACTCTTGGATGGATCATTTGCCATTATTGAAAAGATCATTTCAAGTGGTGATAACACATGCATATGTGTCTGGAAACTTCGGTGCCGACCAGTAAAGTATGACTTGGTGACCGTTAACCATGTGCACAAAGTGTTATTCAAACAGTCTCCTACAGTAATTATTCAGCCTCTAGAAATAAGAAGTGTTAGTGTATTAATCAATGTGGAAAATGTTTCATATGTATGTGCACCTCCCAGCACTCTTTCTCTGTAG
- the LOC142794065 gene encoding uncharacterized protein LOC142794065: MRLCSTMCLRGNLYLPVGLKYELAARAYVYIQHVQRQSDRWPQICVRSCEVIIRLRILFVFFSCTNGTVYCRMITHAKVRYEDDRKLAIVDVGDIENFKPEHAKDFKSKFFYSVKWTDPDGTSDYYRARILALGESEDDLEGEGGSRQRPRFEKMAYSPDGGSEDEDDVQPERPVKKPSGPKQELLDMLKRKKDDICRKEETATKKQKKRETYDDRGSLVSELKNKLQRLEQLMDRKSKKIEQLQNKNNTLEKEAMELRRLNVRLQEKILTALDEGKGNSRAACSIKSKPEHSRMELIDIDMDVIPRETTPPPDDCPRKENATVDIGSGLRINSCAWSHIQGHQKDSLFVKDLLLGIWPKEQLKNRSLQGKRCPRFPDRPAKTPLTPWKVEVMRDCYRRRLQRQGIPENLVPAALKQLNHFVVEKLADLERMAKREKDNLKPQESCE, translated from the exons ATGCGTCTATGTAGCACGATGTGTTTACGTGGAAACCTGTATCTGCCAGTCGGCTTGAAGTACGAGCTCGCGGCTCGCGCGTACGTTTACATTCAGCACGTGCAACGGCAGTCTGACCGCTGGCCGCAGATTTGCGTGCGATCCTGCGAAGTGATCATTCGGCTGCGTAtcctctttgtgtttttttcgtgcACTAACGGCACAGTGTACTGCAGAATGATCACGCACGCTAAAGTACGTTACGAAGACGATCGGAAACTTGCGATTGTGGATGTTGGCgacatcgaaaacttcaaaccagaGCACGCGAAGGACTTCAAGTCCAAGTTCTTCTATTCTGTAAAGTGGACCGATCCGGACGGGACCTCTGATTACTACCGGGCTCGGATCCTAGCTTTGGGAG AATCTGAAGACGACTTGGAGGGGGAGGGAGGAAGCCGGCAGAGGCCTAGGTTTGAAAAAATGGCTTATTCACCTGACGGCGGAAGTGAGGATGAAGATGATGTCCAGCCAGAG CGTCCCGTGAAAAAGCCCTCTGGCCCAAAACAGGAGCTCTTGGACAtgctgaagagaaaaaaggaTGACATCTGCCGAAAGGAGGAAACAgctacaaagaaacaaaaaaagagggagacCTATGACGATAGGGGCAGCCTAGTCAGTGAGCTCAAGAACAAGCTACAGAGGCTTGAACAACTGATGgatagaaagagcaaaaaaatagAGCAGCTCCAAAACAAGAATAACACATTAGAAAAGGAGGCCATGGAGCTGAGGCGGCTTAATGTGAGGCTGCAGGAAAAAATTCTGACAGCCTTAGATGAAGGCAAAG GCAACAGTAGAGCTGCGTGCTCAATTAAGAGCAAACCGGAGCACTCAAGGATGGAGCTCATAGATATTGACATGGATGTGATTCCAAGGGAGACAACACCGCCACCAGATGATTGCCCAAGAAAAGAGAATGCCACG GTGGACATTGGCAGTGGCCTTCGAATAAATTCTTGTGCGTGGAGTCACATCCAGGGCCATCAAAAGGATTCTCTTTTTGTGAAAGACCTGCTTCTTGGAATTTGGCCAAAGGAGCAGCTGAAAAACCGCTCTTTGCAAG GAAAGCGGTGTCCACGATTTCCGGATCGGCCTGCAAAAACTCCACTGACGCCTTGGAAAGTGGAAGTGATGCGGG ATTGTTACAGACGGCGACTGCAGCGCCAAGGTATTCCTGAAAACCTTGTGCCTGCTGCACTCAAGCAGCTAAACCATTTTGTGGTGGAGAAGCTGGCAGACCTTGAGAGGATGGCAAAACG GGAGAAGGACAACCTTAAGCCACAGGAAAGCTGTGAATAA
- the LOC142794063 gene encoding uncharacterized protein LOC142794063 isoform X2: protein MCHGCRCAEVVFGCALNNNLRSIHTCTNKSSNAVIMYQLPKRKKRGPYKRYINHGSDFVLPRSTERGCQQREVPMDTSSSDDEAAGQASVSTDINGILRTDTLSSEDEQETSSDACSTAASRVTSAPVSPTTPELQATNDRPQHANPMVSHDTLLNDEELSMSDEDGSEQHDPGELPSEDDMQMPNSPTGPSHGGKSQFGELFTDVITERVVLSRGDILLMVLKHAVKNNLSFTGLTSMLDLINRIFEHPILPDSRYQLSKLLSKTGTTMTYYCFCPKCFTHIENAETNASFQCIQCGHRTSVSSLSDMPFFVTLDVESQLQRLLKDCALLDLTKPLHHDGSLGDLCDGEMYHKFAASTQQCGPRITFTLNADGTPLFKSSGTSIWPIQLIVNEIPAEQRMSKLVLAALWFWKEKPNMELFQNTFVKEMSHLSENGFVLERKGQLQTYKAYCICCAVDSVARAPMQGVTQFNGYFGCNWCLQKGERAGGSTKYPVQPLNPTERTESQMVEDMMTAVREGVTVNGVKTASPLIGLPYFNIVSGFVPDYMHCILLGVARQFLDLWFESSGYAYSLSRKQNMVDERLLAIRPPRDVKRLPRATKERRWWKAKELENWILYYSIPVLHGILERRYLEHWACLVEALHIMLQRSIETAEVNRAEKLLLEFHVRSEMLFGKAFMTYNMHQLTHIVKSIHDWGPLWAHSAFPFESGNGSLKEAIKAANGIPHQLCRVLQIENTVMELQDLTASPSVVLYCNSFDAKVTHKSKSSSDGTRFFGSGSCIPPACSSPEQEILPPSVKYRRMMVNGSILTDCLYASKKKTNTSVVQLLDGSFAIIEKIISSGDNTCICVWKLRCRPVKYDLVTVNHVHKVLFKQSPTVIIQPLEIRSVSVLINVENVSYVCAPPSTLSL, encoded by the exons ATGTGCCATGGTTGCCGTTGTGCTGAAGTGGTGTTCGGTTGTGCGCTCAACAACAATCTGAGGAGCATCCACACGTGCACCAACAAATCGTCTAATGCGGTCATAATGTATCAACTTccaaagagaaagaagagaggcCCATATAAACGATATATCAACCATGGATCGGACTTTGTGCTACCGAGAAGTACTGAGAGGGGTTGCCAACAGCGT GAGGTGCCTATGGACACATCCTCGTCTGATGATGAAGCAGCAGGACAAGCTTCAGTCTCGACAGATATAAATGGCATACTTCGAACTGATACGTTGAGTAGTGAGGATGAACAG GAAACTTCAAGCGATGCTTGTAGCACAGCAGCCTCCAGGGTGACATCTGCTCCGGTCAGTCCCACTACTCCAGAACTGCAAGCAACCAATGATAGGCCACAGCATGCCAACCCGATGGTTTCCCATGACACATTGCTAAATGATGAAGAG CTGTCCATGTCTGATGAGGATGGTTCAGAGCAACATGATCCTGGAGAGCTGCCTTCAGAAGATGACATG CAAATGCCTAACAGTCCCACGGGGCCGAGTCATGGTGGCAAGTCGCAGTTTGGAGAGTTATTTACTGATGTTATCACTGAAAGAGTGGTTTTGTCCAGAGGTGACATTCTCCTCATGGTGCTGAAGCACGCTGTGAAAAATAATTTGTCATTCACTGGGCTGACCAGCATGTTGGACCTTATTAACAGAATTTTCGAACATCCAATATTGCCTGATTCACGGTACCAGCTCTCCAAACTTTTGAGCAAAACTGGCACAACCATGACATATTATTGTTTTTGCCCCAAATGCTTCACACATATAGAAAATGCTGAAACAAATGCCTCTTTTCAGTGCATACAGTGTGGGCACAGAACGAGTGTTTCCAGTCTATCTGATATGCCTTTTTTTGTGACTCTTGATGTGGAATCACAGTTGCAAAGATTGTTGAAAGACTGTGCACTCCTTGACCTAACAAAGCCACTTCACCATGATGGCTCACTGGGTGATCTATGTGATGGTGAAATGTACCACAAATTCGCAGCTTCAACACAGCAGTGTGGGCCCAGAATCACCTTCACCCTAAATGCCGATGGCACACCGCTGTTCAAATCAAGTGGCACGTCCATTTGGCCTATTCAGTTAATTGTTAATGAGATCCCAGCTGAACAGAGAATGTCAAAACTCGTCCTTGCGGCATTGTGGTTTTGGAAGGAGAAACCAAATATGGAGCTTTTTCAGAACACATTTGTAAAGGAAATGAGCCACCTCAGTGAAAATGGCTTTGTGTTGGAGCGGAAGGGTCAACTGCAGACATACAAAGCTTATTGCATTTGTTGTGCAGTTGACTCTGTTGCCAGGGCACCTATGCAAGGTGTCACACAATTTAATGGTTATTTCGGATGTAACTGGTGTCTGCAGAAAGGTGAACGAGCTGGTGGTTCTACTAAGTACCCTGTTCAACCATTGAACCCCACTGAGCGCACTGAAAGCCAGATGGTCGAAGATATGATGACTGCAGTTAGGGAAGGTGTGACTGTTAATGGTGTTAAAACAGCATCTCCGTTGATCGGCCTGCCCTATTTTAATATCGTATCAGGCTTTGTCCCTGACTACATGCACTGTATTTTACTCGGTGTAGCACGGCAGTTTTTAGACTTGTGGTTTGAGTCATCAGGTTATGCCTACTCCCTCAGTCGCAAGCAAAACATGGTCGATGAGAGGCTTTTGGCTATCAGGCCACCGAGAGACGTGAAAAGATTGCCGCGAGCAACAAAAGAGCGGAGATGGTGGAAAGCTAAAGAGCTGGAGAATTGGATACTATATTACAGCATCCCAGTGCTCCATGGTATTCTGGAGAGAAGATACCTTGAGCATTGGGCATGCTTGGTGGAAGCTTTACATATTATGCTGCAGCGCAGTATCGAAACTGCTGAAGTTAACAGAGCAGAGAAACTCTTGTTAGAGTTTCATGTGCGCTCAGAAATGCTTTTTGGAAAAGCTTTCATGACATATAACATGCACCAGCTGACACATATTGTCAAGAGTATCCACGACTGGGGACCCCTGTGGGCACATTCCGCATTTCCATTTGAATCGGGAAATGGGAGCCTCAAAGAGGCCATCAAAGCTGCAAATGGAATTCCACACCAGCTGTGTAGAGTTCTGCAGATTGAAAACACTGTAATGGAGCTGCAGGATCTGACTGCCAGCCCTAGCGTGGTGCTGTATTGCAATTCTTTTGATGCCAAGGTCACTCACAAAAGCAAAAGCAGCAGTGATGGCACCCGTTTTTTTGGAAGTGGTTCTTGTATTCCACCAGCCTGTTCATCACCTGAGCAAGAAATTCTGCCACCCTCTGTAAAGTACAGAAGAATGATGGTAAACGGTTCAATCCTGACAGACTGCTTGTACGCGTCAAAGAAAAAGACTAATACTTCAGTTGTTCAACTCTTGGATGGATCATTTGCCATTATTGAAAAGATCATTTCAAGTGGTGATAACACATGCATATGTGTCTGGAAACTTCGGTGCCGACCAGTAAAGTATGACTTGGTGACCGTTAACCATGTGCACAAAGTGTTATTCAAACAGTCTCCTACAGTAATTATTCAGCCTCTAGAAATAAGAAGTGTTAGTGTATTAATCAATGTGGAAAATGTTTCATATGTATGTGCACCTCCCAGCACTCTTTCTCTGTAG
- the LOC142794063 gene encoding uncharacterized protein LOC142794063 isoform X3, with translation MCHGCRCAEVVFGCALNNNLRSIHTCTNKSSNAVIMYQLPKRKKRGPYKRYINHGSDFVLPRSTERGCQQREVPMDTSSSDDEAAGQASVSTDINGILRTDTLSSEDEQETSSDACSTAASRVTSAPVSPTTPELQATNDRPQHANPMVSHDTLLNDEELSMSDEDGSEQHDPGELPSEDDMVGPSEVAKITQTWLMSLTAGGSLSLFRHWKCRIYER, from the exons ATGTGCCATGGTTGCCGTTGTGCTGAAGTGGTGTTCGGTTGTGCGCTCAACAACAATCTGAGGAGCATCCACACGTGCACCAACAAATCGTCTAATGCGGTCATAATGTATCAACTTccaaagagaaagaagagaggcCCATATAAACGATATATCAACCATGGATCGGACTTTGTGCTACCGAGAAGTACTGAGAGGGGTTGCCAACAGCGT GAGGTGCCTATGGACACATCCTCGTCTGATGATGAAGCAGCAGGACAAGCTTCAGTCTCGACAGATATAAATGGCATACTTCGAACTGATACGTTGAGTAGTGAGGATGAACAG GAAACTTCAAGCGATGCTTGTAGCACAGCAGCCTCCAGGGTGACATCTGCTCCGGTCAGTCCCACTACTCCAGAACTGCAAGCAACCAATGATAGGCCACAGCATGCCAACCCGATGGTTTCCCATGACACATTGCTAAATGATGAAGAG CTGTCCATGTCTGATGAGGATGGTTCAGAGCAACATGATCCTGGAGAGCTGCCTTCAGAAGATGACATGGTAGGTCCATCGGAAGTTGCAAAAATTACACAAACATGGCTGATGTCATTAACTGCTGGGGGATCACTTAGCTTGTTTAGGCATTGGAAATGCAGAATTTATGAACGGTAA